Proteins from one Juglans microcarpa x Juglans regia isolate MS1-56 chromosome 1S, Jm3101_v1.0, whole genome shotgun sequence genomic window:
- the LOC121246162 gene encoding mediator of RNA polymerase II transcription subunit 15a-like isoform X2 has translation MDTNNWRPTTGQGPVGGGIGGGRGAGEPTMDAGDWRTGLPLDARSRIVNKIMDTLKRHLPVSGPEGLQELRNIAIRFEEKIFTAATSQGDYLRKISLKMLTMETKSQNPPANSLPPNSTGNGNKPPDPGMSGVQSQLHNQGQPLPIQLSANSSQSRQLLSQNIQNSVSSAGVQATPTLTSALPPASSINQTSIPNAVGQNTNVQNISGTSQNSVGNSMGQGIPSNMFANNPRQMLGRQQVVSQQPQQQQQQSQNPQQYTYQQQLQQHFLKQKFQPGNIPHSLVQSHIQQQQNLLQTNQMQSPQQSAMQTSSVMQPSLSGLQQNQQPSIQQATHSMLQQHPHSVLRQQQQPQQASVIHPQQAPMQHQPILPPQQHQPQQPNAANMQQNQLIAQQSGVGDMQQQQRLLGQQNNLQTMQQQQHQQQLMAQQNNFSSMNQQQLGSQSNVSGLQQQQQQLLGAQSVNSSMQTTQQAVHMLQQSKIPVQQQPQQSTSSLLATQVQPSQSQPQPPQQQLMSQIQSQPSQLQQQLGMQQQPNSLQRDMQQRLQASGQPSSTLLQPQNVIDQQKQLYQRAVPDTSSTSLDSTSQTGNANGGDWQEVYQKIKALKEMYLPELNEMYQKIATKLQQHDSLPQQPKSEQLDRFKMFKAMLERIMAFLQVSKSNILPNCKEKLSFYEKQILNVVNTNRPRKPVSSLQQGQLPQSHMHSMQQPQPQVTQMQPHESQMNPQLQSMSLQGSVATMQQNNMTSLQHNSMSSLSGVSTTQQNLMNSLQPGTNLDSGQGNTMSQVQPVAMGSLQQNPVTSSQQANVSTLSSQSGLKGLQPSINPLQSNSNILQQQHLKQQQEQQMLQTQFKQQIQQRQMQHQLLQKQQQIMQQQQQQQQQQHQQQQQQHQQQQQQQQQHQQQQQQQQHQQQHQQQQQHQHQQQQQQQLHQQPKQQLSAQLQTHQISQIHQINDVNDLKMRQGLGVKPGVFQQHLSAGQRAAYSHQQLKSGGSFPISSPQLQVASPQILQHSSPQIDQQNVLSSLTKAGTPLQSASSPFVVPSPSTPLAPSPMPGDAEKPITGVSSHSNAGNIGHQQTSGVGAPVPSLAIGTPGISASPLLAEFTGQDGTLGNALMNVSGKSSITEQPLERLIKAVKSMSPKALSASVSDIGSVVSMIDRIASSAPGNGSRAAVGEDLVAMTKCRLQARNFITQDGTNGARKMRRYTSAMPLSVVSSAGSMNDNFKQLMGSETSDLESTATSSVKRPRIEVNPALLEEIREINQGLIDTVVDISDEDVDPTATAAAADGGEGTIVKCSFIAVALSPNLKSQYTSAQMSPIQPLRLLVPSNYPNCSPILLDKFPVEVSKKYEDLSVKAKSRFSISLRTLSQPMSLGQIARTWDVCARAVISEHAQQSGGGTFSSKYGTWENCLSAA, from the exons GGAGACTACCTACGAAAAATATCTCTAAAGATGCTTACAATGGAAACAAAGTCTCAGAATCCTCCAGCCAATTCTTTGCCACCCAACTCTACTGGCAATGGCAATAAGCCCCCAGATCCAG GGATGTCTGGTGTGCAATCCCAACTTCACAATCAAGGGCAACCACTTCCCATCCAATTGTCAGCTAATTCGTCACAATCACGGCAACTGTTATCGCAGAACATTCAGAACAGTGTTTCGTCTGCTGGAGTTCAAGCCACTCCAACTTTAACATCTGCACTGCCTCCTGCCTCTAGTATAAACCAGACTTCTATCCCAAATGCTGTCGGCCAGAATACCAATGTACAGAATATATCAGGAACTTCACAGAACTCGGTGGGGAATTCAATGGGTCAAGGGATTCCGTCCAACATGTTTGCAAATAATCCGCGGCAAATGCTAGGAAGGCAACAAGTTGTTTCCCAGCAGCCgcagcagcaacagcaacagTCACAGAATCCGCAGCAGTATACTTACCAGCAGCAGTTACAACAACATTTCTTGAAGCAGAAGTTCCAGCCGGGAAACATCCCACATTCACTTGTGCAATCTCACATTCAGCAACAGCAAAATCTATTGCAAACCAATCAGATGCAATCTCCTCAGCAATCGGCCATGCAAACATCATCTGTCATGCAGCCTTCTCTCTCTGGTCTTCAGCAGAATCAGCAGCCATCTATTCAACAGGCGACACATTCCATGCTTCAGCAACATCCGCATTCAGTTCTTAGGCAGCAGCAACAGCCGCAACAGGCATCTGTTATTCATCCACAGCAAGCACCAATGCAGCATCAGCCAATACTGCCTCCACAGCAGCATCAACCGCAGCAGCCAAATGCTGCAAATATGCAACAGAACCAATTAATTGCACAACAGAGCGGTGTTGGGGACATGCAGCAGCAACAGAGGCTGCTTGGCCAGCAGAATAATCTTCAGAccatgcagcagcagcagcaccaACAACAATTAATGGCTCAGCAAAACAACTTCTCTAGTATGAATCAGCAACAGTTGGGCTCTCAAAGTAATGTTTCTGGGTTACAACAGCAGCAACAGCAGTTGCTTGGAGCTCAGTCTGTTAACTCAAGTATGCAAACTACGCAGCAGGCAGTACACATGCTACAACAGTCCAAAATTCCAGTGCAGCAACAACCACAACAAAGCACATCTAGTTTGTTAGCAACTCAAGTACAGCCATCGCAATCACAACCACAGCCTCCACAACAGCAATTGATGTCTCAGATTCAGTCACAACCTTCACAGTTGCAACAACAGTTGGGTATGCAACAGCAGCCAAATTCATTACAAAGGGATATGCAGCAAAGGCTTCAAGCATCAGGTCAACCATCAAGTACCTTACTTCAACCACAGAATGTAATTGATCAGCAGAAGCAGTTATATCAAAGAGCCGTTCCAGATACATCGTCGA cATCTCTTGATTCGACATCTCAGACGGGGAATGCAAATGGGGGTGATTGGCAAGAGGTCTATCAAAAG ATTAAAGCTTTGAAGGAGATGTACTTGCCTGAATTAAATGAAATGTACCAGAAAATTGCTACAAAATTGCAGCAG CATGATTCTCTCCCACAACAACCAAAGTCAGAGCAGCTTGACCGGTTTAAAATGTTTAAGGCTATGTTGGAGCGTATTATGGCATTCTTACAGGTTTCCAAAAGCAATATATTACCCAATTGTAAGGAGAAGTTGTCATTCTATGAGAAGCAGATATTAAATGTTGTAAACACAAACAGGCCCAGGAAGCCTGTTTCCTCACTGCAGCAAGGACAGCTTCCCCAGTCTCACATGCACTCCATGCAGCAACCACAGCCTCAAGTTACTCAAATGCAGCCCCATGAAAGTCAAATGAACCCTCAGTTGCAATCAATGAGCTTACAAGGTTCTGTGGCGACAATGCAGCAGAACAATATGACGAGCTTGCAGCATAATTCAATGTCTTCTTTATCTGGGGTTTCGACCACACAGCAAAACCTGATGAACTCATTGCAGCCTGGTACCAATTTAGACTCAGGACAGGGCAATACAATGAGCCAAGTACAGCCGGTGGCTATGGGATCTCTACAACAAAACCCTGTGACTTCTTCTCAACAGGCAAACGTCAGCACCTTGTCCTCGCAGAGTGGATTAAAAGGGCTACAGCCAAGCATCAATCCTCTTCAGTCAAATTCCAATATCCTTCAACAACAGCATCTGAAACAACAGCAGGAACAGCAAATGTTGCAGACACaattcaaacaacaaattcaaCAGCGTCAGATGCAGCATCAATTGCTTCAGAAGCAGCAGCAAATAATGCAACAgcaacaacagcagcagcagcagcagcatcagcagcagcagcagcagcatcagcagcagcagcagcagcagcagcagcatcagcagcagcagcagcagcagcagcatcagCAGCAgcatcagcagcagcagcagcatcagcatcagcagcagcaacagcaacagTTACACCAACAACCAAAGCAGCAGCTGTCAGCACAGTTGCAGACACACCAAATTTCACAGATTCATCAAATCAATGATGTAAATGACCTTAAAATGAGACAGGGGTTGGGTGTTAAGCCAGGGGTCTTTCAGCAACATCTATCTGCAGGCCAGCGTGCTGCTTATTCCCACCAACAGTTAAAATCAGGAGGTTCATTTCCTATATCTTCACCCCAACTCCAGGTTGCGTCCCCACAGATTCTGCAACACTCTTCTCCACAGATTGATCAGCAAAATGTCTTATCATCTCTCACTAAAGCTGGAACACCTCTGCAATCAGCAAGCTCGCCTTTTGTTGTCCCATCTCCTTCTACTCCTTTGGCTCCTTCTCCTATGCCTGGGGATGCTGAGAAACCTATTACTGGTGTTTCCTCACACTCAAATGCTGGAAATATTGGGCACCAACAGACAAGTGGTGTGGGAGCACCAGTTCCATCCCTTGCCATTGGCACCCCTGGGATATCAGCCTCACCTTTGCTCGCTGAGTTTACTGGTCAAGATGGCACTCTGGGCAATGCTTTGATGAATGTTTCTGGAAAGTCAAGCATTACAGAACAACCTCTTGAACGTTTAATTAAAGCG GTAAAATCAATGTCACCTAAAGCATTGAGTGCCTCTGTTAGTGACATTGGTTCAGTTGTGAGCATGATCGATAGGATAGCAAGTTCAGCACCAGGTAATGGATCCAGGGCTGCTGTTGGTGAGGATTTGGTTGCCATGACAAAGTGCCGCCTCCAAGCAAGAAATTTCATCACACAAGATGGAACCAATGGGGCAAGGAAAATGAGGCGCTACACAAGTGCCATGCCCTTAAGTGTTGTCTCATCAGCTGGCAGTATGAATGATAATTTCAAGCAGCTGATGGGTTCAGAGACGTCTGACCTGGAGTCAACTGCAACTTCTAGTGTCAAGAGGCCTAGGATTGAG GTTAATCCCGCTCTTTTAGAAGAAATAAGGGAGATAAACCAGGGACTTATTGACACAGTTGTTGATATCAGTGATGAAGATGTCGATCCAACTGCCACAGCTGCCGCTGCTGACGGGGGTGAAGGAACCATTGTCAAGTGCTCTTTCATTGCCGTGGCTCTCAGTCCaaacttgaaatctcagtacaCTTCTGCACAAATG TCACCGATTCAGCCATTAAGATTGCTTGTTCCCTCAAATTATCCAAATTGCTCCCCAATTCTATTGGACAAATTTCCAGTTGAAGTCAG TAAGAAGTATGAAGATCTTTCGGTGAAGGCAAAGTCGAGGTTTAGCATATCTTTACGAACCCTTTCACAACCCATGTCGCTTGGCCAGATAGCAAGGACTTGGGATGTTTGTGCTCGAGCGGTTATTTCCGAGCATGCACAGCAGAGTGGCGGGGGTACTTTCAGCTCAAAATATGGGACTTGGGAGAACTGCTTGAGCGCTGCATGA
- the LOC121246162 gene encoding mediator of RNA polymerase II transcription subunit 15a-like isoform X1, with protein MDTNNWRPTTGQGPVGGGIGGGRGAGEPTMDAGDWRTGLPLDARSRIVNKIMDTLKRHLPVSGQEGLQELRKIAIRFEEKIFTAATSQGDYLRKISLKMLTMETKSQNPPANSLPPNSTGNGNKPPDPGMSGVQSQLHNQGQPLPIQLSANSSQSRQLLSQNIQNSVSSAGVQATPTLTSALPPASSINQTSIPNAVGQNTNVQNISGTSQNSVGNSMGQGIPSNMFANNPRQMLGRQQVVSQQPQQQQQQSQNPQQYTYQQQLQQHFLKQKFQPGNIPHSLVQSHIQQQQNLLQTNQMQSPQQSAMQTSSVMQPSLSGLQQNQQPSIQQATHSMLQQHPHSVLRQQQQPQQASVIHPQQAPMQHQPILPPQQHQPQQPNAANMQQNQLIAQQSGVGDMQQQQRLLGQQNNLQTMQQQQHQQQLMAQQNNFSSMNQQQLGSQSNVSGLQQQQQQLLGAQSVNSSMQTTQQAVHMLQQSKIPVQQQPQQSTSSLLATQVQPSQSQPQPPQQQLMSQIQSQPSQLQQQLGMQQQPNSLQRDMQQRLQASGQPSSTLLQPQNVIDQQKQLYQRAVPDTSSTSLDSTSQTGNANGGDWQEVYQKIKALKEMYLPELNEMYQKIATKLQQHDSLPQQPKSEQLDRFKMFKAMLERIMAFLQVSKSNILPNCKEKLSFYEKQILNVVNTNRPRKPVSSLQQGQLPQSHMHSMQQPQPQVTQMQPHESQMNPQLQSMSLQGSVATMQQNNMTSLQHNSMSSLSGVSTTQQNLMNSLQPGTNLDSGQGNTMSQVQPVAMGSLQQNPVTSSQQANVSTLSSQSGLKGLQPSINPLQSNSNILQQQHLKQQQEQQMLQTQFKQQIQQRQMQHQLLQKQQQIMQQQQQQQQQQHQQQQQQHQQQQQQQQQHQQQQQQQQHQQQHQQQQQHQHQQQQQQQLHQQPKQQLSAQLQTHQISQIHQINDVNDLKMRQGLGVKPGVFQQHLSAGQRAAYSHQQLKSGGSFPISSPQLQVASPQILQHSSPQIDQQNVLSSLTKAGTPLQSASSPFVVPSPSTPLAPSPMPGDAEKPITGVSSHSNAGNIGHQQTSGVGAPVPSLAIGTPGISASPLLAEFTGQDGTLGNALMNVSGKSSITEQPLERLIKAVKSMSPKALSASVSDIGSVVSMIDRIASSAPGNGSRAAVGEDLVAMTKCRLQARNFITQDGTNGARKMRRYTSAMPLSVVSSAGSMNDNFKQLMGSETSDLESTATSSVKRPRIEVNPALLEEIREINQGLIDTVVDISDEDVDPTATAAAADGGEGTIVKCSFIAVALSPNLKSQYTSAQMSPIQPLRLLVPSNYPNCSPILLDKFPVEVSKKYEDLSVKAKSRFSISLRTLSQPMSLGQIARTWDVCARAVISEHAQQSGGGTFSSKYGTWENCLSAA; from the exons AATGGATACATTGAAGAGGCATCTACCCGTTTCTGGTCAAGAAGGTTTGCAGGAACTCAGGAAAATAGCTATCAGGTTTGAGGAAAAGATCTTTACTGCTGCCACAAGTCAG GGAGACTACCTACGAAAAATATCTCTAAAGATGCTTACAATGGAAACAAAGTCTCAGAATCCTCCAGCCAATTCTTTGCCACCCAACTCTACTGGCAATGGCAATAAGCCCCCAGATCCAG GGATGTCTGGTGTGCAATCCCAACTTCACAATCAAGGGCAACCACTTCCCATCCAATTGTCAGCTAATTCGTCACAATCACGGCAACTGTTATCGCAGAACATTCAGAACAGTGTTTCGTCTGCTGGAGTTCAAGCCACTCCAACTTTAACATCTGCACTGCCTCCTGCCTCTAGTATAAACCAGACTTCTATCCCAAATGCTGTCGGCCAGAATACCAATGTACAGAATATATCAGGAACTTCACAGAACTCGGTGGGGAATTCAATGGGTCAAGGGATTCCGTCCAACATGTTTGCAAATAATCCGCGGCAAATGCTAGGAAGGCAACAAGTTGTTTCCCAGCAGCCgcagcagcaacagcaacagTCACAGAATCCGCAGCAGTATACTTACCAGCAGCAGTTACAACAACATTTCTTGAAGCAGAAGTTCCAGCCGGGAAACATCCCACATTCACTTGTGCAATCTCACATTCAGCAACAGCAAAATCTATTGCAAACCAATCAGATGCAATCTCCTCAGCAATCGGCCATGCAAACATCATCTGTCATGCAGCCTTCTCTCTCTGGTCTTCAGCAGAATCAGCAGCCATCTATTCAACAGGCGACACATTCCATGCTTCAGCAACATCCGCATTCAGTTCTTAGGCAGCAGCAACAGCCGCAACAGGCATCTGTTATTCATCCACAGCAAGCACCAATGCAGCATCAGCCAATACTGCCTCCACAGCAGCATCAACCGCAGCAGCCAAATGCTGCAAATATGCAACAGAACCAATTAATTGCACAACAGAGCGGTGTTGGGGACATGCAGCAGCAACAGAGGCTGCTTGGCCAGCAGAATAATCTTCAGAccatgcagcagcagcagcaccaACAACAATTAATGGCTCAGCAAAACAACTTCTCTAGTATGAATCAGCAACAGTTGGGCTCTCAAAGTAATGTTTCTGGGTTACAACAGCAGCAACAGCAGTTGCTTGGAGCTCAGTCTGTTAACTCAAGTATGCAAACTACGCAGCAGGCAGTACACATGCTACAACAGTCCAAAATTCCAGTGCAGCAACAACCACAACAAAGCACATCTAGTTTGTTAGCAACTCAAGTACAGCCATCGCAATCACAACCACAGCCTCCACAACAGCAATTGATGTCTCAGATTCAGTCACAACCTTCACAGTTGCAACAACAGTTGGGTATGCAACAGCAGCCAAATTCATTACAAAGGGATATGCAGCAAAGGCTTCAAGCATCAGGTCAACCATCAAGTACCTTACTTCAACCACAGAATGTAATTGATCAGCAGAAGCAGTTATATCAAAGAGCCGTTCCAGATACATCGTCGA cATCTCTTGATTCGACATCTCAGACGGGGAATGCAAATGGGGGTGATTGGCAAGAGGTCTATCAAAAG ATTAAAGCTTTGAAGGAGATGTACTTGCCTGAATTAAATGAAATGTACCAGAAAATTGCTACAAAATTGCAGCAG CATGATTCTCTCCCACAACAACCAAAGTCAGAGCAGCTTGACCGGTTTAAAATGTTTAAGGCTATGTTGGAGCGTATTATGGCATTCTTACAGGTTTCCAAAAGCAATATATTACCCAATTGTAAGGAGAAGTTGTCATTCTATGAGAAGCAGATATTAAATGTTGTAAACACAAACAGGCCCAGGAAGCCTGTTTCCTCACTGCAGCAAGGACAGCTTCCCCAGTCTCACATGCACTCCATGCAGCAACCACAGCCTCAAGTTACTCAAATGCAGCCCCATGAAAGTCAAATGAACCCTCAGTTGCAATCAATGAGCTTACAAGGTTCTGTGGCGACAATGCAGCAGAACAATATGACGAGCTTGCAGCATAATTCAATGTCTTCTTTATCTGGGGTTTCGACCACACAGCAAAACCTGATGAACTCATTGCAGCCTGGTACCAATTTAGACTCAGGACAGGGCAATACAATGAGCCAAGTACAGCCGGTGGCTATGGGATCTCTACAACAAAACCCTGTGACTTCTTCTCAACAGGCAAACGTCAGCACCTTGTCCTCGCAGAGTGGATTAAAAGGGCTACAGCCAAGCATCAATCCTCTTCAGTCAAATTCCAATATCCTTCAACAACAGCATCTGAAACAACAGCAGGAACAGCAAATGTTGCAGACACaattcaaacaacaaattcaaCAGCGTCAGATGCAGCATCAATTGCTTCAGAAGCAGCAGCAAATAATGCAACAgcaacaacagcagcagcagcagcagcatcagcagcagcagcagcagcatcagcagcagcagcagcagcagcagcagcatcagcagcagcagcagcagcagcagcatcagCAGCAgcatcagcagcagcagcagcatcagcatcagcagcagcaacagcaacagTTACACCAACAACCAAAGCAGCAGCTGTCAGCACAGTTGCAGACACACCAAATTTCACAGATTCATCAAATCAATGATGTAAATGACCTTAAAATGAGACAGGGGTTGGGTGTTAAGCCAGGGGTCTTTCAGCAACATCTATCTGCAGGCCAGCGTGCTGCTTATTCCCACCAACAGTTAAAATCAGGAGGTTCATTTCCTATATCTTCACCCCAACTCCAGGTTGCGTCCCCACAGATTCTGCAACACTCTTCTCCACAGATTGATCAGCAAAATGTCTTATCATCTCTCACTAAAGCTGGAACACCTCTGCAATCAGCAAGCTCGCCTTTTGTTGTCCCATCTCCTTCTACTCCTTTGGCTCCTTCTCCTATGCCTGGGGATGCTGAGAAACCTATTACTGGTGTTTCCTCACACTCAAATGCTGGAAATATTGGGCACCAACAGACAAGTGGTGTGGGAGCACCAGTTCCATCCCTTGCCATTGGCACCCCTGGGATATCAGCCTCACCTTTGCTCGCTGAGTTTACTGGTCAAGATGGCACTCTGGGCAATGCTTTGATGAATGTTTCTGGAAAGTCAAGCATTACAGAACAACCTCTTGAACGTTTAATTAAAGCG GTAAAATCAATGTCACCTAAAGCATTGAGTGCCTCTGTTAGTGACATTGGTTCAGTTGTGAGCATGATCGATAGGATAGCAAGTTCAGCACCAGGTAATGGATCCAGGGCTGCTGTTGGTGAGGATTTGGTTGCCATGACAAAGTGCCGCCTCCAAGCAAGAAATTTCATCACACAAGATGGAACCAATGGGGCAAGGAAAATGAGGCGCTACACAAGTGCCATGCCCTTAAGTGTTGTCTCATCAGCTGGCAGTATGAATGATAATTTCAAGCAGCTGATGGGTTCAGAGACGTCTGACCTGGAGTCAACTGCAACTTCTAGTGTCAAGAGGCCTAGGATTGAG GTTAATCCCGCTCTTTTAGAAGAAATAAGGGAGATAAACCAGGGACTTATTGACACAGTTGTTGATATCAGTGATGAAGATGTCGATCCAACTGCCACAGCTGCCGCTGCTGACGGGGGTGAAGGAACCATTGTCAAGTGCTCTTTCATTGCCGTGGCTCTCAGTCCaaacttgaaatctcagtacaCTTCTGCACAAATG TCACCGATTCAGCCATTAAGATTGCTTGTTCCCTCAAATTATCCAAATTGCTCCCCAATTCTATTGGACAAATTTCCAGTTGAAGTCAG TAAGAAGTATGAAGATCTTTCGGTGAAGGCAAAGTCGAGGTTTAGCATATCTTTACGAACCCTTTCACAACCCATGTCGCTTGGCCAGATAGCAAGGACTTGGGATGTTTGTGCTCGAGCGGTTATTTCCGAGCATGCACAGCAGAGTGGCGGGGGTACTTTCAGCTCAAAATATGGGACTTGGGAGAACTGCTTGAGCGCTGCATGA